In Callospermophilus lateralis isolate mCalLat2 chromosome 10, mCalLat2.hap1, whole genome shotgun sequence, a single genomic region encodes these proteins:
- the Paqr9 gene encoding membrane progestin receptor epsilon: MEQVLGGSGLVLNLQRRPRSGHKGPDGDRPGLPSAREPAPEIACVRPSGAPGTMPRRLQPRVTGTKGPPATAAAASGANRHSHPAASGDLPASAKQLLRWDEVPDDFVECFILSGYRRLPCTAQECLASVLKPTNETLNFWTHFIPLLLFLSKFCRLFFLSGRDVPFHHPWLLPLWCYASGVLLTFAMSCTAHVFSCLSLRLRAAFFYLDYASISYYGFGSTVAYYYYLLPGLSLLDARVMTPYVQQRLGWHVDCTRLIAVYRALVLPVAFVLAVACTVACCKSRTDWCAYPFALRTFVFIMPLSMACPIMLESWLFDLRGENPTLFVHFYRRYFWLVVAAFFNVSKIPERIQPGLFDIIGHSHQLFHIFTFLSIYDQVYYVEEGLRQFLQAPPAAPTFSGTVGYMLLLVVCLGLVIRKFLNNPEFYSKK; encoded by the exons ATG gagcAGGTACTCGGAGGCTCGGGTCTGGTCTTGAACCTGCAGCGACGCCCCCGGAGCGGGCACAAAGGCCCCGACGGCGACCGGCCGGGGCTGCCTAGCGCGCGGGAGCCGGCGCCAGAGATCGCCTGCGTGCGCCCTAGTGGAGCCCCGGGCACCATGCCGCGGCGCCTGCAGCCCCGGGTCACGGGCACAAAGGGCCCTCCCGCCACGGCTGCCGCAGCTTCGGGGGCCAACAGGCATTCTCATCCCGCAGCCTCCGGGGACCTCCCAGCGTCTGCCAAACAGTTATTGCGTTGGGACGAGGTCCCCGACGACTTCGTGGAGTGCTTCATCCTGTCGGGCTACCGGCGCCTGCCATGCACGGCGCAGGAGTGTCTGGCCTCGGTGCTGAAGCCTACCAATGAGACGCTCAACTTCTGGACGCACTTCATCCCGCTGCTGCTGTTCTTGAGCAAGTTCTGTCGCCTGTTCTTCCTGAGCGGCCGCGATGTGCCCTTCCACCACCCGTGGCTGCTGCCCCTGTGGTGCTATGCGTCGGGTGTTCTGCTGACCTTCGCCATGAGCTGCACGGCGCACGTGTTCAGCTGCCTGTCGCTGCGCCTGCGCGCCGCCTTCTTCTACCTGGACTACGCGTCCATCAGCTACTATGGTTTCGGCAGCACAGTGGCCTACTACTACTATCTGCTGCCAGGCCTGAGCTTGCTGGACGCCAGAGTCATGACCCCGTATGTGCAGCAGCGCCTCGGCTGGCACGTGGACTGCACACGCCTCATTGCCGTCTACCGTGCGCTGGTGCTGCCGGTGGCCTTCGTGCTGGCTGTCGCATGCACGGTGGCCTGCTGCAAAAGCCGCACCGACTGGTGCGCCTATCCGTTCGCCTTGCGCACCTTCGTCTTCATCATGCCGCTCAGCATGGCCTGCCCCATTATGCTGGAAAGCTGGCTCTTCGACCTGCGTGGCGAAAACCCAACGCTCTTCGTGCACTTCTACCGTCGCTACTTCTGGCTGGTGGTGGCCGCCTTCTTCAACGTGAGCAAGATCCCCGAGCGCATCCAGCCAGGCCTCTTCGACATCATCGGCCACAGCCACCAGCTCTTCCACATCTTCACCTTCCTCAGTATCTATGACCAGGTGTACTACGTAGAGGAGGGCCTGCGCCAGTTCCTCCAGGCCCCACCTGCTGCGCCCACCTTCTCGGGCACTGTGGGCTACATGCTGCTGTTGGTGGTTTGCTTAGGGTTGGTCATCAGGAAGTTCCTAAACAACCCCGAATTCTACAGTAAAAAGTGA